In Cervus elaphus chromosome 3, mCerEla1.1, whole genome shotgun sequence, the following proteins share a genomic window:
- the LOC122682336 gene encoding DDB1- and CUL4-associated factor 10-like, whose product MLAWLFNLSHWESPKHRVVRRNQRGNGCKRASACWTAPSKGALAPLRPPSPLREAEPSSYPLPRPPRRAGAANGIYANGRTRMAGRARCPGAPAPHLASGGPPAQKSRPGNRRRRSLGSRGAGGWEGLAGLKKTRPQRRAVWLPPSVCLHPLSPFRLLSPSSFSFALHLYGSYSLPPFENSCSLCQLHQHVWSTSAFQAVRWARGLVSASVT is encoded by the exons ATGTTGGCCTGGTTATTTAATCTCTCGCATTGGGAGAGCCCCAAGCACCGGGTGGTTCGGAGGAACCAGCGAGGTAATGGTTGTAAGAGGGCCTCTGCCTGCTGGACCGCGCCGTCTAAGGGTGCATTAGCTCCGTTACGCCCGCCCTCGCCGCTGCGCGAGGCAGAGCCCTCGTCTTACCCGCTCCCGCGGCCGCCGCGGCGCGCCGGAGCCGCTAATGGGATTTATGCTAATGGCAGGACGCGGATGGCCGGTCGAGCGCGCTGCCCCGGCGCCCCCGCGCCCCACCTCGCGTCAGGCGGGCCGCCTGCCCAGAAGTCGCGACCGGGGAACCGGCGCCGTCGGTCGCTGGGCAGTaggggggcggggggatgggAAGGCCTGGCTGGGCTGAAGAAGACGCGGCCCCAGCGGCGGGCCGTCTGGTTGCCGCCCAGTGTTTGTCTTCATCCTCTCTCCCCATTTCGGCTTTTATCTCCCAGTTCCTTCTCATTTGCTCTCCATCTCTACGGGTCTTACTCCCTACCTCCATTCGAGAATTCCTGTTCCCTTTGTCAATTGCACCAGCACGTGTGGAGCACTTCTGCGTTCCAGGCAGTGCGCTGGGCGCgcgg GCTTGTCTCTGCATCAGTGACATAA